In the Necator americanus strain Aroian chromosome X, whole genome shotgun sequence genome, atccgcagacgtccgattcgtgTCGTAAGATGTTCGGAAGAGTCGGtcttctttgccatactcgtgttgacaaggacgccaactccaccaactcctctactgtcgcatgttcctaaaaCCGTTTCTTCTCCAGGATCATAGTCGGAGTTGAGAGGgtggcgtcgtctcgtctcggtcagtccgatgacgtcgcacttaatcttcttggcttgcatcatcaggtGTTCGATGGTAGGTGATGCAAGCGTAGGTGCGATATAAGTACAGATCACCATCCTAGTcctccgtttcggtagcctatatgactcctgcaaccccgtccttcctggcgctatcgtaccaggctttcctctgtagtcaggagactctttgTTATTAATGTGACATGCGCGAAATTTTAGAAACCGCAGTAAAATGacgtgagacgggtcccatcTCATTTTACCGCGGGTTTTAAAACTTCGCGGCGTCGATTGGTGTGCTGACGTAAATAACCGCTATAATGGGGTAGAACGTAAATAACCGCTATAATGGGTCTCACGGTGGTTGATTTCTCCGCCTGCGCCCATTACCGTTATaatgggacgggtcccatggcgtcgaattggtgcgccagaaAACGGCAAAATGTTCTAGAAGGGTATCACGGCGTCGCAGTGCAGTAGTACCGCTCAATGACTCAAACTGAATTTGTcaagaaataaacgaaacGTTGTGGACCACGCGACCACGAAAGTTGCTGTGTTGCGTTTCACCCCTATGTACTCAACGGAATATCGATTTCTACCGCACTTCGCCTCATCAGGTTGCTACCAtcttttctgcagaaattgGAGAAACGCATGCAACTCAAATAGCAGCTAACAGTGGACATGATCTGATCTGCGCCGCTTCAGGTCGTTAAAAACCCGActgtacaacaccgctactaacttgtgtcccaaaatccgtcggcgacggattaatccgtcgcaaaccgtcggaattcttggaagtggtcaaaattaaattttgaaagtaccatgcggaagtaaatgagctgctgatttcaaatgtacttcgagaatttacttttgacagaTGTGTGGCCTGAGAatgggcaaagtttcctcaagcctcgttaattactttcacacctccgcaatcctgccattggtaTATCCCGcagatacatctccatggaaggaaggagtgttcataggatttccgcttatttctcgaaattggacaaaatgttcatcacatccgtaatcaggaggttatttagaacattttggtaccccacatcatatgttggttcgaaatttccattctcttcagaaattcacgaaagtgctccatcgaagattaataaaaaaccatactttccaagctgtgaaaaatctccttagaaatatttcagtgaacaacttgtacttgacaatagtttatattgtaagcttctagctttgaaaatgtctactttttccagtgtcaaacttacaataTTACTCTatttatttggtccaatttttgaacagctgtcaacggtTTAGAATcaacgcttaagtctcgcgattcggtGCTCGCCCAGAGCCctccttcctttacgagaagtgcattaggcgctaacattggatAACAGCTGGTCATGGATCAATTTGGGGAAAATTCCgtttgttttcacaaaacagtaattttgcagcctctatgaatttcttcagtacctcaaatacccagttcttctcacaaaaagacgctctttcgaatgatgttgaattcacttttatttacaaacttcaaaatttcaacactgactccgccttcttatagagcaggcgatattctatagctggaatggttatcgcggcccaggcatgacgccaggcatctcacaccttcgataagtgactcctctggcgattcggcgtcacagagagacaataatgtttgaacataaatgaacaataacaacaattcTACACagattctcgaagtatatttgaaatcagcagctcatttacttctaATTCTTTCGAATtctaaattctcgaagtatatttgaaatcagcagctcatttacttccgcatggtactttcaaaatttaattttgaccacttccaagaattccgacggtttgcgacggattaatccgtcgccgacggattttgggacacaagttagtagcggtgttgtacatacacatacatgcaCATATATGCatgcgcacacacacacacacatatggGCAGACATGTCGCGTTATGCGTTGGTAATGTTTGGGACGAAACCCGCTGGCTGGATTTAACATTGAACATTGAGCAAAATTGATCCCTGTGTTGAGTATTAGTAAAACCAAAGCTGACGAAACTGAAACTGGTGTCTGCAACCCTAGTCATATCCACGGAAAAGCGGAAGGACTCCTTCATTTATAAGTTGCTCAAATCaccatcaagaaaaaatacattttagcGGAGACTGCTAGCCATCACTTCTGCGCGAGTTCTGCTTGAGCCAgaaacagtttaaaaaaaaaacctatgaaATCGACATTTTGTTCAGAAGCAATCATTATATTCGTATATGTTACTATTCGGAATATGATCACCACTAtaaatattttcgttttccttctGGCTCAACATGGGacgaaatcaaattaaaaaggCAACCGACATTCTTTCATAGTGTTTTGTAGACTTTTTAGGTGACTTCTTCAGTTTTAAAAGTCATCCTCAGAAAGACAAATATTTTCGCTATTTGCAGCGGACTTTGGTCTCCCCGGACGCTCAACATTTTGGGAACTCATAGAACCATGTTTGAGCTCCGCAATCTTTTTCTAACAGTTATATATGGAACAATAGACTCCCACAGAGCTACAATTAATTCCGTCTTAATCTCATCAAAAGATGaggtttttttagaaaaaaaaattcgtcagTGACCGTAGtccgtttttttacaattgGGACGCAACATAGTTTAAAATTGAAACTTTCTCGATTACCAGCTCTCTCAAACGCTCAGGTCACGCTTATTAATTATAGTATTTTAAGGTGGTATACTCAAAATTGCACAGCCGCACTCTCATCAGAAAACCCTAAAAACTCTTCTCGAGGATACCCAGCACAGGAAATGTAGATTAAAATCAGACAACATGGATCACAATCATTCTCATGACTGATTGTACAGTGTTTCGTGAAGAAAACGCAACAGTTCTTAGTGTCTATCTTATGAAAACAAACTTAGTCGCTTCCTGCTTGGCTGAATGTCTGAAAATTGCAGATATTTGAATCCTCAAAATGTTGAATTATGGTTCTAATTAAATGGTGCTGCGGAATGAATTCACAGACAGTCCAGAGGAAATGTCCACGTTTTTCATAAGTGGTATGGTTGTGGTCAGTTTGGCATTTAGCGATAACGCTATTTGCAGATTGTTTTTATCATTAGATACCAGTATCACAGGTCGATACGATAACGAGTTTCTCGATACTGCTCAATTGACCATTACATCCGATTCCTATCGATCGTTTTCGCGATCAGATGGATTTCTTCAGAATGTCTTGTAGTTACCAGGATTTAGTCACAAATGACAAAAACATAAAGAACATCATTTTTGCGACATTGCAACTTCCATCATACTCAGCCATGAATTTCTCACCCGCTTCTATATTTCTGAAAAGACAATTACATATGTATAGTACGACACAATTCTGGGGACATGCTGTAATCGGCGTTGTTTTCAGCAGAGTCTGTCTAATGTGGGACAGCTTTACTTATCACAAGCAAATAATCAACAATGAAGTTCCCTTGCTGAGCAAAGAAATGCCTGTCACGAAGAACTGACTAGCACAAAATAAGGAATGAACCTTATGATTACTTCAACTTCAATCGTTCACCAGTACTATGATCGAACATTACCGTCTCACAAGTTCATGGATATTTTTGTCAATCAACTTCGGCTATTCGGTACAATGTAGGTAGAACCTTAGTTATAAGGATTACTATGTGTTACGTTATTGTGCAAACTTACTCATTTAACCGATGTTGGCAAGAGTGCGACAAGAGGCTCCGCCTCCTCTTCTATGGCCATACTCCGGCGATCCATCGTCGACTACCTCATGCTGGAATCACCGctcgataatttttttcactgttacaatttttatcgtgtttttgccatttttctgatttcgttactgtttttcttcacattatgAAATCCAAACATATTTCGAGTATCcctttaaaatatttgttttcattttttaggaCAGTGTATGTGTTCAGGCCTAAAGTAGCAGTTCTAGTTGTTGTTCATCTCATTTTTAGATATGAGTTTCGATGGTTTCTCCACCCACTCTCCATCTTCCTCTCATGTGTCCTCCTCTTTCTACGATTTCTCGAGTCTCAGTGATCACTCATCTGATTATCGGTCAACACAAATTTCAACCTCTCCGCAGCTGATTTGCGTGAAAACGGAAAAGCCAAGTCCTCCACAGGCCTGGGCTCCTCCAAACTATTCATCCTACGAGGTTCGACAAAACTACCATTTTCTTTATTCGAATTCGAAGAGAaccgttttcttttcaggcGCAAACTCTGTACAGTCCTTCGCTAGCAAATTCAGTATCGGATGAAGGAAATAATTTTACGTATCGTCAGTTTAAAGAAGAACCTACATATTTCGCTGAGAGAACTGTTTTCCCGACGGCATCTGATTATCAAGTTCACAGGACTTTTCCAGATAATAACTTGAGTCATAATGGTCAGAAATTGCCGATGtagtgctttttgtttttttttttctgctcaaaaaaaaaatgagtccGCTGTTGTGCAGTTGTTTTAATAAAATCCACAAGACGTCTGGCGAGGTATGTGTACCATAAATCGACCAGGCAAGGTGCGCAGCTATTTTTCGAGTATTAGACGCGTTGTATTGCGCAACATAACCATTCCGATGCATATGCAAAACACCAATCTCGATTACTATCGGTCTAAGAAAGCGTTTTGAGGGTTCTGGATTAACTGAACGTTTGCTTGTACTTGATGTTTACGTATAAAttcttgctgctttttttttcggtgggTGATAGTTTCGATCGAAAAATAGATGATATATTAATATTGAAATTAAATAGATATACATAAACAGGAGTGACATTAAAGTAATAGGCAAACGTGAAGAGGCACGTTCAAATCGGGCAATACGGGCGCAGGTATATCTATGGATGTGTCTATTGGAAGAGAACCATTTCCATACATCGAGATGTCTAGATAAAAGGAGACATAAAACATAATGGTCGTATACTTCATTCCAGATCGTACATCACCACAACCACCAGTTGGATTATTGGTACCGGCTGGAGGTAAAGCTCTTCTCGTTTGCAAAGTATGTGGTGACAAAGCTAGTGGATATCACTACGGCGTGACATCCTGCGAAGGGTGCAAGGTTAGCGAAATCcctgtggattttttccttctacgaAATTCATCGAATATGCTAAGTAAGAGTTCACCAAGGCTCATCattcatgaaaagaaatcacATTAGATTTCTCATACAAgcataaaaagcaaaattttgcgGTAGAATTGAAACTCTTGGAAAGATAAAATCTcggaaatattttcctttgcATATTATCATTCCTGAAACAAGAGTAAGAAAATGAAGgtataaaatgaataatgtgTAATTTTGTATATTTCGAGGCAAAAAGAAACCAGTCAAGTCTCCTTTGAAGAACAcctgcaaaaatttcactcTTGCCCGCACCTTCTCTTCTGTGTCCCCCGTCCCaggaatatttatttctagaacTCTATTTTCTGgtggaaagcaaaaaaaggtgaaaagttTCTATCTTTGCACGACAATGGTTTTCACATTGTTCATATTAAGCAAACAGTCTATTCAGTAACATATATCTGAATACTGTAGAGCGATGGTGCGATGACAAATTAATAAGGCAGTTTATCTGCTCGTCTCAACGCTCCAACATCCTTACAGTATATCCTGATCTTCTGTCGTGAGTTGCGCAACACACGAGCGCCTACCGTCTGCGAAAATTTGCATACTTGCAGCTAATTATTGATCGGTAGCGGAGTGCGGATGTGGTACAGGTATATGGGCGGGTAGGTAATAACAACTGTGTTTGCAGGGCTTCTTTCGAAGAAGTATCCAAAAACGAATGGAGTATCGTTGTTTACGAGATGGATCGTGTCCTATTTTCAAGCAAAACAGAAACCGTTGCCAAGCCTGCCGATTCAAAAAATGCGCCGTAGTTGGAATGTCAAGGGACTGTAAGTGTCATAGTTTTCAAGATTAATTATCGAAAGATAGAGAAGAATTTGCTTTGAATGGAGGACTTCTTCCCTGGCAGAGAACTAGCGGTAGTGCATTGAAAAAGTGGAGACAGTGACAACCTTCGTATACAAAAATATTCATCATCTCCTATAAGAAGCTAAATTTTGAGCAAGGTTACGTCTGCTTCATCATGAACTGCAGATCGTAAAAACACTGTAGGAGGCGACAATTGAAAGAgtttaaaaaaccaaaactctATTCTATTGATTCCCTATTTCCTGTTAACACTTTCTCAAATAAACGGTAATCTACTGCTGCGAAAAAGTTCATCTTCTCTCTAGAAAGCACGTACAATGTACGTACATTGTCCAAGTTGATAGAAGAGCGTCAAAGctcatttgaaatattttctatgtAGCCG is a window encoding:
- a CDS encoding hypothetical protein (NECATOR_CHRX.G25633.T1), which produces MVICTYIAPTLASPTIEHLMMQAKKIKCDVIGLTETRRRHPLNSDYDPGEETVLGTCDSRGVGGVGVLVNTSMAKKTDSSEHLTTRIGRLRMRRCGSLPALTSSVMPSTRS